One genomic segment of Burkholderia multivorans ATCC BAA-247 includes these proteins:
- a CDS encoding ABC transporter substrate-binding protein, producing MIRSKVLNAIVGLTFAAGIATGAHAQESYIPLISKGFQHQFWQAVKSGAMQAANDYHVRVTFEGPETEAMVDKQIDMLSAAIAKKPAAVGFAALDSKAALPLLKKAQAEKIPVIAFDSGVDSDIPVTTATTNNKAAAALAADKLAALIGDEGQVAVVAHDQTSRTGIDRRDGFLDRMKAAHPKVQVVTVQYGEGDQLKSTEVTKSILQAYPKLKGLFGTNEGSAIGVVNGVREMKRKVVIVGYDSGKQQKDAIRSGLMAGAITQNPIGIGYKTVEAAVKAIKGEKLPKVIDTGFYWYDKTNIDDPKIKAVLYD from the coding sequence GTGATCAGGAGCAAGGTGTTGAACGCGATCGTCGGACTGACGTTCGCCGCGGGCATCGCGACCGGCGCGCACGCGCAGGAAAGCTACATCCCGCTGATCTCGAAAGGCTTCCAGCATCAGTTCTGGCAGGCCGTGAAGTCGGGCGCGATGCAGGCCGCGAACGACTACCACGTGAGGGTGACGTTCGAAGGCCCCGAAACGGAGGCAATGGTCGACAAGCAGATCGACATGCTGTCCGCCGCGATCGCGAAGAAACCGGCCGCGGTCGGCTTTGCCGCGCTCGACAGCAAGGCCGCGCTGCCGCTGCTGAAGAAGGCGCAGGCGGAGAAGATTCCGGTGATCGCATTCGACTCGGGCGTCGACAGCGACATCCCCGTGACCACCGCGACGACCAACAACAAGGCGGCCGCCGCGCTCGCCGCCGACAAGCTCGCCGCGCTGATCGGCGATGAAGGGCAGGTCGCCGTGGTCGCGCACGATCAGACGAGCCGCACCGGCATCGATCGGCGCGACGGTTTTCTCGACCGGATGAAGGCTGCGCATCCGAAGGTGCAGGTCGTCACCGTGCAGTACGGCGAAGGCGATCAATTGAAATCGACCGAGGTGACGAAGTCGATCCTGCAGGCCTATCCGAAGCTCAAGGGGCTGTTCGGCACCAACGAAGGCTCGGCGATCGGCGTCGTCAACGGCGTGCGCGAGATGAAGCGCAAGGTCGTGATCGTCGGCTACGATTCGGGCAAGCAGCAGAAGGACGCGATCCGCAGCGGGCTGATGGCCGGCGCGATCACGCAGAACCCGATCGGCATCGGCTACAAGACCGTCGAGGCCGCCGTGAAGGCGATCAAGGGCGAGAAGCTGCCGAAGGTCATCGATACCGGCTTCTACTGGTACGACAAGACCAACATCGACGACCCGAAGATCAAGGCGGTGCTGTACGACTGA
- a CDS encoding ABC transporter permease, which translates to MSNDTHPVPPLASGDAPAAASGLRARLFNPATRQRLLAFASLVLLIVFFGAASPNFLEVDNLVAILQATAVNGVLAVACTYVIITSGIDLSVGTLMTFCAVMAGVVLTNWGMPLPLGIAAALGFGALSGCVSGFVIAKMKVPPFIATLGMMMLLKGLSLVISGTRPIYFNDTPGFTAIAQDSLIGHLVPALPIPNAVLILFVVAVGASIVLNRTIFGRYTFALGSNEEALRLSGVNVDAWKIAVYTFSGAVCGIAGLLIASRLNSAQPALGQGYELDAIAAVVIGGTSLSGGAGSIAGTIIGAFIMSVLTNGLRIMSVAQEWQTVVTGVIIILAVYVDILRRRRR; encoded by the coding sequence ATGTCCAACGATACGCATCCCGTTCCGCCCCTTGCTTCCGGCGACGCGCCGGCCGCCGCGTCGGGCCTTCGCGCGCGCCTGTTCAATCCGGCGACGCGGCAGCGCCTGCTCGCATTCGCGAGCCTCGTGCTGCTGATCGTGTTCTTCGGCGCCGCATCGCCGAACTTCCTCGAAGTCGACAACCTCGTCGCGATCCTGCAGGCCACCGCGGTGAACGGCGTGCTGGCGGTCGCCTGCACGTACGTGATCATCACGTCGGGCATCGATCTGTCGGTCGGCACGCTGATGACGTTCTGCGCGGTGATGGCCGGCGTCGTGCTGACGAACTGGGGGATGCCGCTGCCGCTCGGGATCGCGGCCGCGCTCGGCTTCGGCGCGCTGTCGGGCTGCGTGTCCGGTTTCGTCATCGCGAAGATGAAGGTGCCGCCGTTCATCGCGACGCTCGGCATGATGATGCTGCTCAAGGGGCTGTCGCTCGTGATCTCCGGCACTCGGCCGATCTATTTCAACGACACGCCCGGCTTCACCGCGATCGCGCAGGATTCGCTGATCGGCCATCTCGTTCCGGCACTGCCGATTCCGAACGCGGTGCTGATCCTGTTCGTCGTCGCGGTCGGCGCGTCGATCGTGCTGAATCGCACGATCTTCGGCCGCTATACGTTCGCACTCGGCAGCAACGAGGAGGCGCTGCGGCTGTCCGGCGTGAACGTCGACGCGTGGAAGATCGCCGTCTATACGTTCAGTGGCGCGGTATGCGGGATCGCGGGCCTGCTGATCGCGTCGCGCCTGAACTCCGCGCAGCCGGCGCTCGGGCAGGGCTACGAGCTCGACGCGATCGCGGCGGTCGTGATCGGCGGCACGTCGCTGTCCGGCGGCGCGGGCAGTATCGCCGGCACGATCATCGGCGCGTTCATCATGAGCGTGCTGACCAACGGGCTGCGCATCATGTCGGTCGCGCAGGAATGGCAGACCGTCGTGACGGGCGTGATCATCATCCTCGCCGTCTACGTCGACATCCTGCGCCGGCGACGCCGCTGA